In Ferroplasma sp., a single window of DNA contains:
- the cobJ gene encoding precorrin-3B C(17)-methyltransferase, protein MSKLCVVGTGPGNYDLITPEAIKVLENSDIIMGYEKYIKLIRPAIKNKSLEAGPVTEELERAKKAIEYVLSGKTVSIISSGDSGIYGMAGIVIELVAAHNYDIDIEIIPGITALNSAGSLLGVPFMNDFCSISLSDRLTEERDIIKRIRAAAEGDFVTALYNPVSSKRTELIKKAREIMLEYRNMNTPVGIVRNAYRDGQEVHISTLDKFLDIKMDMVTIVIIGNSMTYRYGKYMITPRNYGNKYEL, encoded by the coding sequence ATGTCCAAACTTTGTGTTGTTGGCACAGGTCCCGGAAACTATGACCTGATTACCCCGGAAGCGATTAAGGTACTTGAAAATTCCGATATAATAATGGGCTATGAAAAATATATAAAACTGATAAGGCCGGCAATAAAAAATAAATCACTGGAAGCCGGGCCGGTAACGGAGGAGCTGGAAAGGGCAAAAAAGGCCATAGAATATGTATTATCTGGAAAAACAGTTTCAATTATATCAAGTGGTGATTCAGGCATATACGGCATGGCAGGCATAGTCATTGAGTTGGTAGCTGCACATAATTATGATATAGACATAGAGATAATACCTGGAATTACTGCACTGAACTCAGCAGGTTCCCTCTTAGGGGTACCGTTCATGAACGATTTCTGCTCCATAAGCTTGAGTGACAGGCTCACAGAGGAAAGGGACATAATAAAAAGAATCAGGGCAGCAGCGGAGGGAGATTTTGTAACCGCACTGTACAATCCGGTAAGTTCTAAAAGAACAGAATTAATAAAGAAAGCCAGGGAAATCATGCTGGAATACCGCAATATGAATACTCCTGTTGGTATAGTAAGGAACGCCTACAGGGATGGGCAGGAGGTGCATATATCAACTCTGGATAAATTCCTGGATATTAAGATGGATATGGTTACAATTGTAATAATCGGGAATTCCATGACATATAGGTATGGAAAATACATGATAACACCAAGAAATTATGGGAATAAATATGAGCTGTGA
- a CDS encoding radical SAM protein — MFAEEGNGLVKIEIGERRLSLNMDSDMVYYSLSDRTYRRTRMNDIIELRYIGGRRSARLLEEEEKAGIASAFYRDVEATSMQYPSLKRYVKDYSFLETRGKMLREIYGGKIPIVPPDRYFSLYIKISEGCPWNKCSFCNLYKDRKYMPLKIEKIKEEVDALKSFFRNSMPAMNGIFLGDANAVSMNFSELDEVLLYLGKEFRMPFYAFSDAFTTPLKNTDFERLHKLGMKRIYIGIESGNPDILRMLNKKMELDIAREFIEKIKEAGINVGLIVMSGFGEEHVESTVDFLGSMEYSKGDMVYISPVKEYGNFHEVLLANGIKDNREIAVKEYENIRNSLRSRLKIPVVVYSLDEAMY; from the coding sequence ATGTTTGCTGAGGAAGGAAATGGGCTTGTAAAGATCGAAATCGGGGAGAGGAGGCTTTCCCTGAATATGGATTCTGATATGGTTTATTACTCGCTTTCTGACAGGACATACAGACGAACCAGGATGAATGATATTATTGAATTGAGGTATATAGGTGGCAGGAGGAGCGCCAGGCTCCTGGAGGAAGAGGAAAAAGCTGGCATAGCATCAGCGTTCTACCGGGATGTGGAAGCCACTTCCATGCAGTATCCCTCATTAAAAAGATATGTAAAAGATTATAGCTTTCTGGAAACCAGGGGAAAAATGCTCAGGGAAATATACGGTGGGAAAATTCCTATTGTCCCCCCTGACAGGTACTTTTCGCTTTATATTAAAATTTCTGAGGGATGCCCCTGGAATAAATGCTCTTTCTGCAATCTCTATAAGGATAGAAAGTACATGCCATTAAAGATTGAAAAGATAAAGGAGGAAGTGGATGCATTGAAGTCATTTTTCAGGAATTCCATGCCGGCAATGAACGGCATATTCCTGGGCGATGCAAATGCAGTGAGCATGAATTTTTCTGAATTAGATGAGGTTTTGCTATACCTGGGCAAAGAGTTCAGGATGCCATTCTATGCATTTTCAGATGCATTTACAACACCATTAAAAAACACTGATTTTGAAAGATTGCATAAACTGGGCATGAAAAGGATATATATCGGGATAGAGAGTGGAAACCCTGATATTTTAAGAATGCTGAATAAAAAAATGGAACTGGACATTGCAAGAGAATTCATAGAGAAAATCAAGGAGGCCGGGATAAATGTGGGACTTATTGTTATGTCCGGCTTCGGGGAAGAACATGTAGAGAGCACAGTTGATTTCCTTGGGTCCATGGAATACTCTAAGGGAGATATGGTATACATTTCGCCTGTAAAGGAATATGGAAATTTCCATGAGGTTCTTCTGGCTAACGGGATAAAGGACAACAGGGAAATTGCTGTAAAAGAATATGAAAACATAAGAAATTCTTTGAGGTCAAGGCTTAAAATTCCGGTGGTGGTGTACAGCCTGGATGAGGCAATGTACTGA
- a CDS encoding TIGR04053 family radical SAM/SPASM domain-containing protein, whose translation MIDYNEKPILIFYETTKACGLACRHCRASALEHPLPDELSDIDSISFVKSITEFGKPYPVLILTGGDMMRKRNIDNIIETCEQYGIPVSISPAATDLLTPERVDYFREHHVLSASLSLDGNMEIHDWLRGPGVYEKTMEKIKLLNEKHMKLQINSVVMRKNIRQLPGLLKLLLDNNVKTWEVFFLIQTGRAIDSEDLTPQEFEDINHWLVFAMNYGMVIRTVESPIFRRCVDEGYDNYSGELYYHLVDETIDLLWLPDRKNVPPRVSNTRDGKGIIFVGHNGDVYPSGFVPYKLGNVREKSIADIYRNSYILIKLRDSKNFGGACGTCNWSDSCGGSRSRAYAHYGDLFAPDPACMYSLAPGQ comes from the coding sequence ATGATAGATTATAACGAAAAGCCCATATTAATATTTTACGAAACTACAAAGGCATGCGGTTTAGCATGCCGCCACTGCAGGGCATCCGCACTAGAGCACCCTCTGCCAGATGAGCTTTCAGATATTGATTCAATATCATTTGTCAAATCAATCACTGAATTCGGAAAGCCCTATCCCGTATTGATTCTAACCGGTGGAGACATGATGAGAAAACGTAACATTGATAATATAATAGAAACCTGTGAACAGTATGGAATACCAGTATCCATAAGCCCGGCTGCAACAGATCTTCTTACGCCGGAAAGAGTTGATTATTTCAGGGAACATCATGTCCTGTCTGCATCCCTATCCCTGGACGGCAACATGGAAATTCATGACTGGCTCCGTGGCCCCGGTGTCTATGAAAAAACCATGGAAAAAATAAAGCTTCTCAATGAAAAGCACATGAAACTCCAGATAAATTCTGTTGTCATGAGAAAAAACATCCGCCAGCTTCCCGGGCTCCTCAAGCTGCTCCTGGATAACAATGTGAAAACATGGGAGGTATTCTTCCTCATCCAGACAGGAAGGGCAATAGATTCAGAGGATCTCACACCTCAGGAATTTGAGGATATTAACCACTGGCTTGTCTTCGCAATGAATTACGGCATGGTAATCAGGACTGTGGAGTCACCCATATTCAGGAGATGCGTGGACGAAGGTTACGATAACTACTCCGGAGAACTCTACTATCACCTCGTTGATGAAACCATAGACCTTTTATGGCTTCCAGACAGAAAGAATGTACCACCAAGAGTCTCAAATACAAGGGATGGTAAGGGCATAATTTTTGTGGGCCATAACGGAGATGTGTATCCAAGCGGCTTCGTCCCGTATAAGCTAGGAAACGTAAGGGAGAAAAGCATAGCGGATATCTACCGGAACAGCTATATCCTGATAAAACTAAGGGACAGCAAAAACTTCGGGGGCGCCTGCGGTACATGCAACTGGTCCGATTCCTGCGGCGGTTCCAGATCACGTGCCTATGCCCACTATGGAGATTTATTCGCCCCAGACCCAGCCTGCATGTATTCCCTGGCCCCAGGGCAATAA
- the cas2 gene encoding CRISPR-associated endonuclease Cas2: MRNNYIVTYDISEPKRLRNVYNLMRGYGNSLQYSVFSCELSGKEKMIMITELYEIIKPSEDSILIIDIGSKKKHSKIETLGIKKTQKERKSIIL, translated from the coding sequence ATGAGAAATAATTATATTGTTACCTATGATATCTCAGAACCAAAAAGACTTCGTAATGTCTATAATTTAATGCGTGGGTATGGCAATTCATTACAATATTCTGTATTTTCGTGCGAACTTTCAGGTAAAGAGAAAATGATAATGATTACAGAACTGTACGAAATTATAAAACCATCAGAAGATAGTATTTTGATTATAGACATAGGAAGCAAGAAAAAACACAGCAAAATTGAAACTTTGGGAATAAAAAAAACACAAAAAGAGAGAAAATCAATAATACTGTGA
- the cas1 gene encoding CRISPR-associated endonuclease Cas1 — MDDIFIPLRMLNEFVYCPRLFWLEFVENQFTDSEDTIRGRFIHRNVDKPKPLTEEIENKGKARSVFLQSEKYGLSGKLDLLELENGSFYPVEYKSGGMNIDGSAWDTDLYQIAAQALLLRDNGYECHKGYIYYDKNRKRLEIIISEELLESTLLKIAEIRKLLDQDVIPKPLEDSPKCIRCSLAAICLPDETKYLSMGYFVDLRRLYPARDNTYPMYVREQGATIGKKNNQLIVRGKETSSTVSLIDISSLSIFGNIQITTQALHELLQRNIPICYFSLSGWFYGVTAGNYNKNGELRVAQYKTSIDFKKSLSISKAIVAGKIKNSRTLLRRNGKTDNKTALKELQNLIGKTAMVETFQELLGMEGSAARIYFGKFSTMLKRPLGYNFENRNRRPPLDPVNALLSYIYSLLVKDVLVSLTIVGLDPYVGFFHRMKYGKPALALDLMEEYRAIVGDSVVLGLINNSIIKESDFISSGKAVAIEENARKKVIQYYENRMDTLIRHPIFGYTVSYRRTIEVQARLLSRYVNGEINDYIPLTTR; from the coding sequence TTGGATGATATTTTTATTCCTTTGAGAATGTTAAACGAATTCGTTTATTGCCCAAGATTGTTCTGGTTGGAATTTGTGGAGAATCAGTTCACAGATTCTGAAGATACAATAAGAGGCAGATTCATTCACAGAAATGTTGACAAACCAAAACCCTTAACTGAAGAAATAGAAAATAAAGGAAAGGCCAGGTCAGTATTCCTCCAGAGTGAAAAATATGGACTTTCTGGGAAGTTAGATTTACTAGAGCTGGAAAATGGTTCTTTTTATCCTGTAGAATATAAAAGTGGAGGTATGAATATTGATGGGTCTGCATGGGATACTGATTTGTACCAAATTGCGGCTCAAGCCCTTTTATTAAGAGATAATGGCTATGAATGCCACAAAGGATACATATACTATGACAAGAACAGAAAGAGGTTGGAGATAATAATTTCCGAAGAACTGTTGGAATCTACACTTTTAAAAATAGCTGAGATAAGGAAATTACTAGATCAGGATGTAATACCGAAACCTCTGGAAGATAGCCCTAAATGCATTCGTTGCTCTCTTGCTGCTATATGCCTACCAGATGAGACAAAGTATCTCTCAATGGGTTATTTTGTTGACCTTAGACGACTCTATCCGGCTAGAGATAATACATATCCAATGTATGTGAGAGAGCAGGGGGCTACTATCGGAAAGAAAAACAATCAATTAATAGTAAGAGGAAAGGAAACTAGTTCTACAGTAAGTCTAATAGACATTTCAAGCCTATCTATATTTGGAAATATACAAATTACTACTCAAGCATTACATGAATTATTGCAACGAAATATCCCTATATGCTATTTTAGCCTTTCTGGATGGTTCTATGGGGTAACAGCCGGTAATTACAATAAAAATGGTGAGTTACGTGTTGCCCAGTATAAAACATCTATAGATTTTAAAAAATCTCTTTCTATATCAAAAGCTATAGTTGCTGGGAAAATTAAAAATTCAAGAACATTGCTTAGAAGAAATGGAAAAACCGATAATAAAACTGCACTCAAAGAACTTCAGAATCTTATAGGAAAGACAGCCATGGTGGAAACGTTTCAGGAACTACTTGGAATGGAAGGAAGTGCTGCTAGAATATATTTTGGAAAGTTCTCAACAATGTTGAAGCGGCCTCTCGGATACAATTTCGAAAATAGAAATCGTAGACCTCCTTTAGATCCAGTTAATGCTTTGCTTTCTTACATATATTCTTTATTAGTCAAAGATGTATTGGTTTCCCTTACCATAGTGGGCCTCGATCCCTATGTTGGGTTTTTTCACAGAATGAAGTACGGAAAGCCAGCCCTTGCCCTAGATCTTATGGAAGAATACAGAGCTATTGTAGGAGATTCGGTTGTGCTAGGTCTTATTAATAATTCAATTATTAAGGAATCGGATTTTATAAGTTCAGGGAAAGCCGTTGCTATTGAAGAAAATGCCAGAAAAAAAGTCATTCAATACTATGAGAATAGAATGGATACATTAATACGTCATCCAATATTTGGATATACAGTGAGCTATAGAAGAACAATAGAAGTGCAGGCAAGGCTATTATCAAGGTATGTGAATGGGGAAATAAATGACTATATACCTCTAACAACACGGTGA
- the csb2 gene encoding type I-U CRISPR-associated protein Csb2: MSIRFITGEYHATPYDRNVNEGSIEYPPSPYRLLRAFIDTWKRKLTYCNSNVVISILTKLSQLPRFYLPNISYCSVPYYLKTNSSSTLIYDSFAAILPHEKIYVVWDCIFTEPEKEMFNKIISNVNYLGRSESLIEMRLEDKTKPINCFPVNEITNTHTIRVAVPELYNGTKTQGQWIQDLGISTEIVLKKHLNNPPALKFVYYQLPENSVHVQYKSKQLSNMGRKFGVIYELNSSVLPLITESIIIAERFHKKLLGIYKKKYKKISPTLSGIEADSSIMKGHKHIFISTLDINGDGRIDHIMVKSSTALTLEERYALNIMKSMYQDNGKPDIQMFPVEWLNDMTSTLFPKSKTYVSQTPFILNKHYRKGRGDYFEWLKKQVIEELCYIGLPAPIEILPIKETTGQQRFLWLDFYRSRKNEAPGRGYGFRLLFNSEISMPFNIGRFSHFGMGSFIPDD; this comes from the coding sequence ATCTCAATACGTTTTATCACAGGCGAATATCATGCAACCCCATATGATAGGAATGTAAATGAGGGATCTATCGAGTATCCACCATCTCCTTATAGACTATTGAGAGCATTTATAGATACATGGAAAAGAAAATTAACTTACTGTAACAGTAATGTAGTGATTAGCATTCTTACAAAACTGAGTCAGCTGCCAAGATTTTACCTTCCAAATATTTCTTACTGCAGTGTACCGTATTATTTAAAAACCAATAGTAGCAGTACTTTAATTTATGATTCCTTTGCAGCTATTCTTCCTCATGAAAAAATATATGTTGTATGGGATTGTATTTTCACTGAACCTGAAAAAGAGATGTTTAATAAAATTATCAGTAATGTAAATTATTTGGGGAGAAGTGAATCACTCATTGAAATGCGCCTTGAAGATAAAACAAAGCCAATTAATTGTTTTCCGGTAAATGAAATAACTAATACACATACTATAAGAGTTGCTGTCCCGGAGTTGTATAACGGAACAAAAACTCAAGGTCAATGGATACAAGACTTGGGGATTTCTACTGAAATAGTTTTAAAAAAACATCTAAATAATCCACCTGCCCTGAAATTTGTTTATTATCAATTACCGGAAAATAGTGTGCATGTGCAATATAAAAGCAAACAATTATCTAATATGGGGCGAAAATTTGGTGTAATATACGAACTAAACTCTTCCGTGCTTCCTTTAATTACCGAATCGATTATAATTGCTGAGAGATTCCACAAAAAACTACTTGGTATTTATAAGAAAAAATATAAGAAAATCTCACCAACCCTTTCTGGAATAGAAGCAGATAGTTCCATAATGAAAGGACATAAACATATTTTCATTTCCACTCTGGATATTAATGGAGATGGGAGGATAGATCATATAATGGTTAAATCGTCGACAGCACTCACACTTGAAGAAAGATATGCTCTTAACATTATGAAAAGTATGTATCAGGATAATGGAAAACCTGATATTCAGATGTTTCCAGTTGAATGGCTCAATGACATGACTAGCACGTTGTTTCCTAAAAGCAAAACATATGTCAGTCAGACTCCGTTTATCCTGAACAAGCACTACAGAAAGGGCAGAGGTGATTATTTTGAATGGTTAAAAAAACAGGTAATTGAGGAGCTCTGTTATATAGGATTGCCAGCTCCCATAGAAATACTACCAATAAAAGAAACTACAGGGCAGCAAAGATTTCTATGGCTTGATTTTTATCGAAGTAGAAAAAATGAGGCACCAGGCAGGGGATATGGATTCAGATTACTTTTTAACAGTGAAATTTCAATGCCATTTAACATAGGTCGTTTCTCACATTTCGGAATGGGCTCATTTATACCAGATGATTAA
- the cas7u gene encoding type I-U CRISPR-associated RAMP protein Csb1/Cas7u produces the protein MNSIENTIENVKKENRLLLEIPLEPLQGSFFQPTGFPEIGAATYERPDGTRMLVVESAQSMANHFEKTIIKENTPDLIDEFNGLSYIKIDLQDKNKTHMAAISSLTEAHRINSPYIISDKGFVEKLRKEAGYASLAYPDYKKIGYAFYHFDINSLIHGAFMSNVGGTFRVPRALSSYIVGEDIKEVTYGGVKFSTVDAGGKYMVDKGISDKSAYSNIPYSKTDYTAKRITAYVNLDISLIKSYDLGEDPTNLLIALSLYKIRDLFAGELKLRTACDLKVIDSYSLDNLPKKTELISYIKELIQRCKTNMVVTQITAQLKENKKNDNNDNNKEEKSSIEDANNEE, from the coding sequence ATGAATAGTATTGAAAATACAATAGAAAACGTAAAAAAAGAGAATAGATTGTTACTGGAAATACCACTGGAACCATTACAGGGTAGTTTTTTTCAACCTACCGGTTTTCCTGAAATAGGTGCAGCAACTTATGAAAGACCTGATGGTACAAGAATGCTGGTTGTTGAAAGTGCTCAGTCTATGGCAAACCACTTTGAAAAAACAATAATAAAGGAAAACACCCCTGATCTAATAGATGAGTTCAATGGTCTTTCTTATATAAAGATAGACTTACAAGATAAAAATAAAACACACATGGCCGCTATAAGTTCACTCACCGAAGCCCATAGGATTAATTCTCCATATATTATTTCTGATAAGGGCTTTGTAGAGAAATTAAGAAAGGAGGCCGGTTATGCTAGTCTCGCTTATCCTGATTATAAAAAGATTGGATACGCATTTTACCATTTTGATATAAATTCATTGATTCATGGAGCATTTATGTCTAATGTTGGCGGAACGTTCCGGGTTCCCAGGGCTCTCAGTTCATATATAGTGGGTGAGGATATTAAAGAAGTAACATACGGTGGTGTAAAATTTTCCACAGTAGATGCTGGTGGAAAATATATGGTGGATAAAGGAATTTCCGATAAGTCAGCATATTCCAATATACCATATTCAAAGACAGATTACACAGCTAAACGTATAACTGCATATGTCAACCTTGATATAAGCCTAATTAAAAGCTATGATTTGGGCGAGGATCCAACAAATCTACTAATTGCACTTTCTCTATACAAAATAAGAGATCTATTTGCCGGAGAACTCAAATTACGGACAGCATGCGATTTAAAGGTTATTGATTCTTATTCTCTGGATAATCTACCCAAAAAAACTGAATTGATATCCTATATAAAAGAATTAATACAAAGGTGTAAAACAAATATGGTAGTTACACAGATAACTGCACAATTAAAAGAAAATAAGAAAAATGATAACAATGATAACAATAAGGAAGAAAAAAGTTCCATTGAAGATGCAAATAATGAGGAGTGA
- the csx17 gene encoding type I-U CRISPR-associated protein Csx17: MKLYLDNCNLEPMSSYMKSLGIFRLLSEQKCEDIKGYWENNRFVLDSNITKEEIIKFFLEEYVPSSVMSPWNRGNFLYLHKQHPKKKGDIYSTIMSQQSQRFNKIKLDIDNVYKTRAFSYRTERVSDFYNRFRGEIQNKSRKEKEKLTVILNRINKNLNNDEKIVDLYTYDKDIKECVDVYEKKIIKTSEIIAEARGTMSDNFVEWLDTCLVLDTNLDKITAPLLGTGGNEGDLEYSTKFMQYIIMMLIKMENSQELLESAIFGTSTDKLKNEKIGKFYPGRSGGYNQGNSIENKDFDINPWDFILLIEGLFLWSNSISRKNSINARSYMLSPFSVKLFPAGYSSSQIPDNKSSETWLPVWNRPTHLVELKSLFSYGRVVYNGLYAKTGLEFLEAVKSLGVDKGITGFVRYVTHQRKGQGNFLSIPVSNIFVGYDPKVLRLNKINRMIQKFIRAKLTNIPESHKQLLNSINNAVFNFAAYTSPYNAQRIISVLGKMEIYASIHRKEYAPLGQLQADWIDYSNDNSPEFRIALSIASIRGDVGNIREQLEPVNKKYNGWVDSTWVTSWIGNDLPNKMANLIYRRLIKATQDGLKTIPLDSVFGATMQDISMFIDGNLDENKIENLILGLSMINWENQQKIHLIYMRYEGNLRRSDYPVNIKYAILKSVMMPGKKDTETVIESRIIPLLKSNRIRDAANIAQKRLLVNKNLYSNISVADGNCGIRLAAALLIPLSKHENLLETVFGQKLLEKEMIRNE, translated from the coding sequence ATGAAGCTATATTTAGACAACTGCAACCTAGAGCCAATGAGCTCATATATGAAAAGCCTAGGTATATTCAGATTATTATCTGAGCAGAAGTGTGAAGATATAAAGGGATATTGGGAAAACAATAGATTTGTTCTAGACTCCAATATAACAAAAGAGGAAATTATAAAATTCTTTTTAGAAGAATATGTCCCATCATCAGTGATGTCACCATGGAACAGAGGAAATTTTCTATACTTACATAAACAACACCCTAAAAAGAAGGGAGATATATACTCGACAATAATGTCTCAACAATCTCAAAGGTTCAACAAAATAAAATTGGATATTGATAACGTTTATAAAACAAGGGCTTTTTCTTACAGAACAGAAAGAGTTTCAGATTTTTACAATAGATTTCGTGGGGAAATTCAAAATAAAAGCCGCAAAGAGAAAGAGAAACTGACAGTTATTCTTAATAGAATAAATAAAAATTTAAACAATGATGAGAAAATAGTGGATCTTTACACATATGATAAAGATATAAAGGAATGTGTTGATGTATATGAAAAGAAGATAATCAAGACTAGTGAGATTATAGCAGAAGCAAGGGGGACTATGAGTGACAACTTTGTTGAATGGCTTGATACATGTTTGGTTCTAGATACAAACCTTGATAAAATTACAGCTCCTTTATTGGGTACTGGAGGCAATGAAGGCGATCTTGAATACAGTACGAAATTTATGCAATATATCATAATGATGCTAATAAAAATGGAAAATTCCCAAGAACTACTGGAATCCGCCATTTTTGGAACCTCTACTGATAAACTTAAAAATGAAAAAATAGGAAAGTTCTATCCTGGGAGGTCTGGCGGATACAATCAGGGAAATAGTATAGAGAATAAAGATTTTGATATTAACCCATGGGATTTTATCCTTTTAATAGAAGGGCTATTCCTGTGGTCAAATTCTATTAGTAGGAAAAATTCTATCAATGCCAGAAGCTACATGCTTTCTCCATTCAGCGTTAAATTGTTCCCAGCAGGATATTCTTCATCTCAAATACCTGATAACAAATCTTCAGAAACCTGGTTGCCTGTATGGAATCGCCCAACCCATTTAGTTGAATTAAAGTCACTATTCTCCTATGGAAGGGTGGTATACAATGGTTTGTATGCAAAAACTGGATTAGAATTTCTTGAAGCTGTAAAATCTCTTGGTGTGGACAAAGGCATTACTGGTTTTGTTCGATATGTAACACATCAGAGAAAGGGTCAGGGTAATTTCCTTTCAATTCCAGTTTCAAATATATTTGTAGGATATGACCCTAAAGTATTACGGCTAAACAAAATCAACAGAATGATCCAGAAATTCATCCGTGCAAAACTGACTAATATTCCAGAATCACATAAGCAACTTCTAAATTCAATAAATAATGCAGTTTTCAATTTTGCTGCCTACACATCCCCTTATAATGCGCAAAGAATTATTTCAGTCTTAGGAAAAATGGAAATATACGCATCTATCCATAGAAAAGAATATGCTCCGCTTGGACAATTACAGGCTGACTGGATAGACTATTCAAACGATAACAGTCCAGAATTTAGGATAGCGCTATCAATTGCCTCCATTAGAGGGGATGTTGGAAACATAAGAGAACAGCTTGAACCTGTTAACAAAAAGTATAATGGCTGGGTTGACTCTACATGGGTTACTTCATGGATTGGAAATGACCTCCCAAATAAGATGGCAAATTTGATCTACCGTAGACTAATAAAAGCTACTCAGGATGGATTAAAAACAATTCCTTTAGATAGCGTATTCGGGGCAACTATGCAGGATATATCCATGTTTATTGATGGCAATTTAGACGAAAACAAAATTGAAAATTTAATTCTAGGATTATCTATGATCAACTGGGAAAATCAGCAGAAAATACATCTAATATATATGAGATACGAAGGAAACCTTAGAAGGTCAGACTATCCTGTTAATATTAAATATGCTATTTTAAAATCGGTAATGATGCCGGGCAAAAAAGATACTGAGACCGTAATAGAATCGAGAATAATACCATTATTGAAGTCAAACAGGATTAGAGATGCTGCAAACATAGCCCAAAAAAGACTGCTTGTGAATAAAAACCTTTATTCAAATATATCGGTTGCTGATGGTAACTGTGGAATCAGACTCGCTGCCGCATTGCTTATACCACTTAGCAAACATGAAAATCTACTAGAGACCGTATTTGGGCAAAAGTTGCTAGAAAAGGAGATGATAAGAAATGAATAG